The following are from one region of the Arthrobacter sp. TMP15 genome:
- a CDS encoding DNA-formamidopyrimidine glycosylase family protein yields MPEGDTVWRQARDLRAVLQGQELASCDFRVPAFATLDFTGLTVTAVQSRGKHLLMYVGPHVIHSHLSMEGHWDIYPRATPGRASRWRRPAFTARVVLQTQLVTAVGFSLGTLEVVAAAQVLDVVGHLGPDLLGPDWDAAQALQRLRADPGRAVGLALLDQRNLAGIGNVYRNDLCFLGGVHPAMPIGEVAGLPRMVDLAKRLLEANKDRSSRSTTGGPARGEAAAWVYGLAGKPCKRCGSLIRYATLADPLFPTHGARDIYWCPHCQGGPPASTHG; encoded by the coding sequence GTGCCTGAGGGAGACACGGTCTGGCGTCAGGCCCGCGATCTGCGCGCAGTGCTTCAGGGCCAGGAGCTTGCCTCTTGCGATTTCAGAGTCCCTGCGTTTGCAACGTTGGATTTCACAGGCCTGACTGTCACCGCGGTTCAGTCGCGCGGCAAGCACCTTTTGATGTACGTGGGCCCGCACGTCATCCATTCGCATCTTTCCATGGAAGGGCATTGGGACATTTATCCACGTGCCACCCCGGGCCGGGCATCACGCTGGCGACGCCCTGCCTTCACTGCACGGGTGGTTCTGCAAACCCAATTAGTCACGGCTGTGGGATTCTCCTTGGGAACGCTGGAAGTGGTGGCCGCGGCGCAAGTTTTGGACGTCGTGGGACATCTTGGCCCAGACTTGTTGGGCCCCGATTGGGATGCCGCCCAAGCCTTGCAGCGACTACGTGCCGATCCAGGCCGAGCCGTGGGGCTGGCGCTACTTGACCAACGGAACCTTGCCGGGATTGGCAACGTTTATCGCAACGATTTGTGCTTCTTAGGTGGGGTACACCCTGCCATGCCCATCGGCGAAGTGGCAGGGTTGCCTCGCATGGTAGACCTCGCCAAACGCTTGCTTGAGGCTAATAAGGACAGGTCCTCCCGGTCAACCACAGGTGGGCCTGCGCGCGGCGAGGCGGCTGCGTGGGTGTACGGGCTGGCCGGAAAACCATGCAAGCGGTGCGGAAGCCTTATCCGCTATGCCACCCTCGCCGATCCTCTCTTCCCCACCCACGGCGCCCGGGATATCTATTGGTGCCCGCACTGCCAAGGAGGTCCGCCGGCGAGTACCCACGGTTAG
- a CDS encoding DEAD/DEAH box helicase gives MKQFAAPTREWFLGAFGSPTPSQVGAWAAIAGGAHSLVVAPTGSGKTLAAFLWALDGLIAKTDPPQETSTAAGAEKNTSKKVGTRVLYISPLKALGVDVERNLRAPLIGITQTAAQLGLATPQVSVGVRSGDTPTNERRRLLSHPPDILITTPESLYLMLTSKARESLTDVHTVIIDEVHAVAGTKRGAHLALSLERLDALLKTPAQRIGLSATVEPHSTVARFLGGNAPVEIVAPPSTKNWDLTVTVPVADMTELPALASANELGPASGLAPNASIWPHVEEKIVDAVLAKKSTIIFANSRRLAERLTGRLNEIYAERSELAALDAAAALKVAQTADGEVSDVEPSSAHAWRKAESPARLPAEMMAQAGAVAGAPLVLAKAHHGSVSKEQRALIEDDLKSGRLRAVVATSSLELGIDMGAVDLVIQVESPPSVANGLQRVGRAGHQVGEISQGLLFPKHRADLLHSAVTVERMLANKIEPLSIPANPLDILAQQTVAATALEAVDVDEWFETVRRSAPFLALPRSAFEATLDLLAGRYPSDEFAELRPRIIWDRAAGTIVGRPGAQRLAVISGGTIPDRGLFGVFIIGSEESGGANKGGRRVGELDEEMVYESRVGDVFALGATSWKIEDITFDRVLVSPAFGQPGKLPFWKGDSLGRPVDLGRALGAFIREVSAAPRKKALARCAATGLDQWAANNLLSYLDDQKASTTQVPDDKTLMVERFHDELGDWRVVLHSPFGMPVHAPWALAVAARLHERYGLDGSAMASDDGIVLRVPLMDDEPPGADLFLFDPAELDGIVTAEVGGSALFASRFRECAARALLLPRQNPGKRSPLWQQRQRSAQLLDVARKYPTFPIVLETVRECLQDVYDLPALKEIAASIERRELRIVETTTSEPSPFARSLLFGYVASFLYEGDSPLAERRAAALSLDPALLDELLGRAELRELLDPDVIATTEAQLQRLAPDRRARGIEGVADLLRLLGPLTVAEIAARLVPTVSADPSGPEPSLVTEDAADPPAVVGSPEHGVESHLVQVGAFLSTLAGANRALQVNMAGEPRFAAIEDAARLRDALGIPLPMGVPLAFIEPVADPLGDLLGRYARTHGPFTAPEAAARLGLGVAVVLSGLARLSADRRVTEGEFLPQRAENGASEWCDVQVLRQLRSRSLAALRAEVEPVDAATFGRFLPAWQHVTAASSSTALRGLDGVLTVVDQLAGAPIPASAWEPLVLASRVANYSPAMLDELMATGEVVVSGSGALGSNDGWLSLHIADSADLTLQPSTDFTATEFQERILAALGNGGAYFFHQLREMTAEGPDHPPSDSELTNALWELLWAGRVSNDTFSPIRALLAGGHTAHKQKTPSSRLRPARAGRYGRLPGRSLSSQRGAPPVGAGRWSLLSGASSAEDAISTTQATLRSHALAELFLDRYGVITRGSVMNVGIPGGFGLMYKVLARLEESGKCRRGYFIEHLGAAQFAVSATVDRLRTFSEDAALAVKAPTALALAATDPANPYGAALPWPPLDSGHRPGRKAGALVVLVDGALILYVERGGRTLLCFSEDDSAIALAAKALVQVVKRGAIDKMAIEKVNGGDILGTALAHSLLESGAYSSPRGVRIRA, from the coding sequence ATGAAACAATTCGCCGCCCCCACCCGCGAGTGGTTCCTTGGCGCGTTTGGTTCCCCCACGCCGTCTCAAGTGGGTGCTTGGGCCGCGATTGCTGGCGGAGCCCACTCCTTGGTGGTTGCACCCACAGGTTCCGGAAAAACACTGGCCGCCTTCCTCTGGGCACTCGATGGGCTCATCGCAAAAACAGATCCCCCACAGGAAACTTCAACAGCGGCCGGCGCCGAAAAAAATACAAGTAAAAAAGTAGGCACCCGGGTGCTTTACATTTCCCCGCTCAAGGCTCTGGGTGTGGACGTGGAACGAAACCTCCGGGCACCCTTGATCGGCATCACACAAACAGCTGCCCAGCTCGGTCTGGCGACCCCGCAGGTCAGCGTGGGTGTGCGTTCCGGAGATACCCCCACCAATGAACGGCGCCGCCTGCTCAGCCATCCACCAGATATCTTGATCACCACCCCGGAATCCCTGTATCTGATGCTGACCTCCAAGGCGCGAGAATCTCTCACGGATGTGCACACAGTCATCATTGACGAGGTCCATGCGGTGGCTGGAACCAAACGTGGAGCGCATTTGGCGCTCTCCCTGGAACGTCTTGATGCGCTATTGAAAACCCCCGCTCAACGCATTGGTCTGTCAGCAACAGTTGAGCCGCATTCAACGGTGGCCCGTTTCCTGGGCGGCAATGCCCCGGTTGAAATAGTGGCTCCGCCCAGCACCAAAAACTGGGATCTTACTGTGACCGTGCCGGTCGCGGACATGACCGAACTTCCCGCACTGGCCTCCGCCAACGAGCTTGGCCCTGCCTCCGGTCTGGCACCCAACGCCTCGATTTGGCCCCATGTTGAGGAAAAGATCGTGGACGCCGTGTTGGCGAAGAAGTCCACCATAATCTTCGCCAACTCCCGCCGATTAGCTGAGCGGCTCACGGGCCGTCTCAACGAGATATACGCCGAACGATCAGAACTGGCGGCCCTCGACGCTGCCGCCGCACTGAAAGTTGCGCAGACGGCGGACGGTGAGGTGTCCGACGTCGAACCCTCCTCAGCGCACGCCTGGCGGAAAGCGGAGTCCCCGGCAAGGCTCCCCGCCGAGATGATGGCGCAGGCCGGAGCCGTGGCGGGGGCGCCGCTGGTGCTGGCTAAGGCGCACCACGGTTCGGTGTCCAAAGAGCAACGGGCGCTGATCGAGGATGATCTTAAATCTGGGCGGCTGCGCGCCGTGGTGGCCACATCAAGTCTGGAATTGGGCATCGATATGGGTGCCGTGGACTTGGTGATTCAGGTGGAGTCACCGCCATCTGTGGCTAATGGACTCCAACGAGTGGGCCGTGCCGGGCACCAGGTGGGAGAAATATCGCAGGGGTTGCTGTTCCCTAAACACCGCGCCGATCTGCTGCACTCCGCCGTGACAGTGGAACGGATGCTGGCTAACAAAATTGAGCCACTGTCCATCCCGGCCAACCCGCTGGACATTCTGGCCCAACAAACTGTGGCCGCTACCGCGCTGGAAGCTGTGGATGTGGATGAGTGGTTTGAGACGGTCCGCCGCAGTGCACCCTTTTTGGCACTGCCACGTTCGGCTTTTGAGGCCACCTTGGACTTGTTGGCGGGGCGCTACCCCTCAGATGAGTTTGCTGAGCTACGCCCGCGCATCATTTGGGACCGCGCGGCCGGAACCATTGTGGGCCGGCCAGGTGCACAACGTCTGGCGGTAATATCCGGGGGTACCATTCCTGACCGCGGCCTATTTGGCGTGTTCATCATTGGTTCTGAGGAATCAGGTGGCGCCAATAAGGGTGGGCGCCGCGTGGGCGAACTGGATGAGGAGATGGTGTACGAATCCAGGGTGGGGGATGTGTTTGCTCTGGGCGCCACGAGCTGGAAAATTGAGGACATCACCTTTGACAGGGTGTTGGTCTCTCCCGCGTTTGGCCAACCGGGCAAGCTGCCCTTCTGGAAGGGCGATTCCCTTGGCCGTCCCGTGGATTTGGGGCGGGCACTGGGCGCCTTCATTCGCGAAGTCAGCGCAGCTCCCCGCAAGAAAGCACTTGCCCGGTGTGCGGCCACCGGACTTGATCAGTGGGCAGCTAACAACCTGCTCAGCTATTTGGATGACCAGAAAGCCTCCACCACGCAAGTCCCGGATGACAAAACACTCATGGTGGAACGCTTCCATGATGAACTCGGCGATTGGCGCGTGGTGCTCCACAGCCCCTTTGGCATGCCTGTGCATGCACCGTGGGCACTAGCCGTGGCAGCCCGTCTGCATGAACGCTATGGGCTGGACGGCTCGGCCATGGCCTCCGATGACGGTATTGTGCTGCGCGTTCCGCTCATGGATGACGAACCTCCGGGCGCTGATTTGTTCCTCTTCGACCCAGCTGAACTTGACGGCATTGTGACAGCAGAGGTGGGCGGCTCAGCACTGTTTGCGAGCCGTTTTCGCGAATGCGCCGCCCGCGCGTTGTTGTTGCCGCGCCAGAATCCCGGTAAACGATCCCCCTTGTGGCAGCAGCGCCAGCGCTCGGCTCAGCTGTTGGATGTGGCCCGGAAATACCCCACATTCCCCATCGTGTTGGAAACGGTGCGCGAATGCTTGCAGGACGTCTACGATCTGCCCGCGTTGAAGGAGATTGCCGCATCGATTGAGCGCCGCGAACTGCGCATTGTGGAAACCACCACCAGCGAGCCCTCCCCATTTGCCCGTTCGCTGCTCTTTGGCTATGTGGCGAGCTTCCTGTATGAAGGGGACTCCCCGCTGGCTGAACGCCGGGCAGCCGCGCTGTCCTTGGACCCGGCGCTTCTGGATGAGCTGTTGGGCCGGGCCGAACTGCGCGAGCTGCTGGATCCCGATGTCATCGCCACTACCGAGGCCCAGCTACAGCGCCTCGCTCCCGATCGCCGCGCGCGCGGGATCGAGGGGGTTGCTGACCTGTTGCGTTTGCTGGGCCCTCTCACAGTGGCAGAAATTGCCGCCCGTCTGGTACCCACGGTCAGCGCGGATCCCTCGGGGCCGGAGCCCTCCTTGGTAACGGAGGACGCCGCTGACCCGCCCGCAGTTGTTGGCTCCCCTGAACATGGGGTTGAATCGCATCTGGTCCAGGTGGGCGCGTTTCTAAGCACATTGGCTGGCGCCAACCGGGCACTGCAAGTCAATATGGCTGGTGAGCCACGCTTCGCAGCCATTGAGGACGCCGCGCGCCTGCGCGACGCGCTGGGAATTCCGCTGCCCATGGGTGTCCCGCTTGCCTTTATTGAACCGGTGGCCGATCCACTCGGTGACTTATTGGGACGCTATGCACGCACCCACGGCCCATTCACGGCACCCGAGGCTGCTGCCAGGTTGGGGCTCGGAGTGGCCGTGGTCCTTTCAGGGTTAGCTCGGCTCTCCGCAGACAGACGTGTGACAGAGGGCGAATTTTTGCCTCAACGCGCCGAAAACGGTGCTTCGGAGTGGTGCGACGTTCAGGTGCTGCGCCAATTGCGCAGCCGCTCGCTGGCGGCACTGCGTGCTGAGGTAGAACCGGTTGATGCCGCTACGTTTGGCCGCTTCCTGCCCGCGTGGCAGCACGTTACAGCCGCATCCAGCTCAACGGCGCTGCGCGGCTTGGATGGTGTATTGACGGTGGTGGATCAGTTGGCGGGTGCGCCGATTCCCGCATCCGCATGGGAACCACTGGTATTGGCTTCCCGGGTGGCCAACTACTCCCCTGCCATGCTGGATGAGCTTATGGCAACGGGGGAAGTGGTGGTTTCCGGGTCCGGGGCACTGGGGTCAAACGATGGTTGGCTCAGCTTGCACATTGCGGACTCAGCCGATCTGACGCTGCAACCATCCACTGATTTCACCGCAACCGAGTTCCAGGAACGTATCCTGGCCGCGTTAGGCAATGGCGGTGCGTATTTCTTTCACCAGTTGCGTGAGATGACAGCTGAGGGACCCGATCATCCTCCCTCCGATTCCGAGCTGACCAACGCTTTATGGGAACTACTCTGGGCCGGGAGGGTCAGCAACGATACATTTTCGCCCATCCGAGCGTTACTGGCCGGTGGACACACGGCACACAAACAAAAAACGCCCTCGTCACGGCTGCGTCCGGCACGCGCCGGGCGCTATGGCCGTTTGCCGGGCCGGAGCCTCAGCTCGCAACGCGGGGCGCCTCCCGTGGGAGCTGGGCGTTGGAGCTTGTTATCAGGTGCATCCAGTGCAGAAGATGCCATCTCCACCACGCAGGCCACACTGCGCAGCCACGCCTTGGCCGAATTATTTCTGGATAGGTACGGGGTCATCACGCGGGGCTCCGTCATGAACGTTGGAATCCCTGGTGGGTTCGGGCTCATGTACAAGGTGTTGGCTCGATTGGAAGAAAGCGGCAAGTGCCGCCGCGGCTACTTCATTGAGCATCTGGGTGCCGCACAATTTGCGGTCTCAGCCACAGTTGATCGCTTGCGCACCTTTAGCGAGGACGCCGCTTTGGCGGTGAAGGCTCCTACGGCCCTGGCTCTGGCGGCCACCGACCCCGCCAACCCCTACGGCGCAGCGCTGCCATGGCCACCTTTGGATTCTGGGCATCGGCCGGGGCGCAAGGCTGGTGCTTTAGTGGTTCTGGTTGATGGTGCCTTGATCCTCTACGTGGAACGCGGTGGGCGTACGTTGCTGTGCTTTAGTGAAGATGATTCTGCCATTGCCTTGGCCGCCAAAGCACTGGTACAGGTGGTTAAGCGTGGCGCAATTGATAAAATGGCCATTGAAAAAGTCAATGGTGGCGACATTCTTGGCACTGCGCTGGCCCATTCCTTATTAGAGTCCGGGGCATATAGCTCCCCGCGTGGAGTGCGGATCCGTGCCTGA
- a CDS encoding DUF4232 domain-containing protein translates to MNTAQRTPAKLPRLGQMFALAAIVGLGASLAACSPQESTAPTAGASSTTAPSSSSSPQSPTSAVTTPSALPTPTSAAPTQPAKAPALCTAASLKGALDDSGGGAAGSIFMKLIVTNSSKTSCILDGYPGVSMVPAGTIDYIGAPAERDPAAPSNGPITLAPGQSSAAVLRYTQAGNYQNCQRVQAEAILVYPPSATDSLEIPHPLTACTNAGIKLLRIGAFQP, encoded by the coding sequence ATGAATACTGCGCAGCGAACCCCGGCCAAACTACCCCGCCTTGGACAGATGTTCGCACTGGCGGCCATCGTAGGTCTGGGAGCATCGTTGGCCGCATGTTCCCCGCAGGAGTCCACGGCGCCCACCGCTGGCGCCAGCAGCACCACGGCCCCTTCGTCCTCTTCGTCCCCGCAGAGCCCAACATCGGCTGTGACCACGCCTAGCGCACTGCCAACCCCAACGTCAGCGGCCCCGACCCAACCGGCCAAGGCTCCGGCCCTGTGCACAGCCGCATCCTTGAAAGGTGCGCTGGATGATTCCGGCGGCGGGGCGGCAGGCAGTATTTTCATGAAGCTGATAGTGACAAACAGCTCCAAGACAAGCTGTATCCTCGATGGCTACCCGGGGGTCTCCATGGTCCCGGCGGGCACCATAGACTACATCGGGGCTCCTGCGGAGCGTGATCCGGCGGCCCCCTCCAACGGTCCCATCACCTTGGCACCGGGACAAAGTTCAGCCGCGGTGCTGCGCTATACGCAGGCAGGCAACTATCAAAATTGTCAGAGGGTGCAGGCTGAGGCAATTCTTGTCTACCCACCCAGCGCCACGGATAGTTTAGAGATCCCACACCCATTGACAGCCTGCACCAATGCAGGCATCAAGCTCCTGAGAATTGGGGCGTTCCAGCCCTAG